In Drosophila nasuta strain 15112-1781.00 chromosome 2R, ASM2355853v1, whole genome shotgun sequence, a single genomic region encodes these proteins:
- the LOC132786969 gene encoding trypsin epsilon-like, with product MNLSKFIVILAFLHYRYQHLNLLADALLNDNLNIESAALRSNYKSFYNVLDEVKNTNEAPLTKVKSKSESFANSSLTKTREDDEFVFLVVGGYRPEKNDLAKYVVSLRRVYMEDEYGFGFGHFCCGSIISKKVILTAAHCLSARGSITFAKNIKVVAGTTRRLLRNKQSQELTVASVKVHPKYNAFNVHTYDIALIKLKDELDLSEEFVSIIPIASEKPLAGQLCTVIGWGIILEDGPLPDDIGNGDVTIHSDAYCASRSFGFKKDLFVCVSNPKNYEVSSSSGDSGGPLICDNKVVGICSHGMRTGHATIPDVYTNVYYFREWILRNGVCCLTNKLEHIVLAFVIAFINQYTF from the exons ATGAATCTctcaaaatttattgttattctcGCTTTTTTACATTACCGCTACCAACATTTAAATCTTTTGGCTGACGCACTATTGAATGACAACCTTAATATTGAGTCTGCGGCATTACGAAGTAACTACAAGAGTTTTTATAATGTACTTGATGAGGTCAAGAACACCAATGAGGCACCACtaacaaaagtgaaaagtaaaAGCGAATCTTTTGCCAACTCAAGCTTAACCAAAACCAGAGAGGATGATGAATTCGTTTTTCTAGTAGTCGGTGGTTATCGTCCAGAGAAGAATGATCTTGCTAAATATGTTGTGTCGCTTCGCCGTGTATATATGGAGGATGAATATGGTTTTGGATTTGgacatttttgttgtggctCTATAATTTCCAAGAAAGTGATTCTGACCGCAGCGCATTGTCTTTCAGCACG GGGTTCTATAACGTTCGCAAAGAATATAAAGGTCGTCGCTGGAACAACTCGCCGTTTGCTACGAAATAAACAGAGCCAAGAATTAACGGTGGCCTCAGTAAAAGTGCATCCTAAGTATAATGCATTTAATGTTCATACCTATGACATCGCATTGATTAAGCTCAAGGATGAGTTGGACTTAAGTGAAGAGTTTGTGAGTATTATTCCTATAGCAAGTGAGAAGCCATTAGCTGGACAGTTATGTACTGTCATAGGATGGGGCATCATTTTGGAA gATGGACCGTTGCCTGATGATATTGGAAATGGAGATGTAACTATTCACTCAGACGCATATTGTGCCTCAAGAAGCTTTGGTTTTAAAAAGGACTTGTTTGTATGCGTCTCGAACCCCAAAAATTATGAAGTCAGCAGTTCCAGTGGTGACTCAGGAGGACCGTTAATATGCGATAACAAAGTGGTGGGCATTTGTTCTCACGGGATGCGTACTGGGCATGCAACAATTCCTGATGTATACACTAATGTCTACTATTTTCGAGAATGGATATTACGAAATGGAGTTTGTTGCCTCACCAATAAGTTGGAGCACATCGTCCTGGCATTCGTCATTGCTTTCATCAATCAATATACTTTTTAA
- the LOC132787098 gene encoding trypsin-2-like, translating into MNLSKLIVILTFIHCRFKHLNCLADALLEDNLNIESAALRSNYKSFDNVLDEVKNTNEAPLTKVKSKSESFVNSTLVKTREDDEFVFLVVGGYRPEKNDLAKYVVSLRHVDMEKDDGFGFGHFCGGSIISKKVILTAAHCLAKRGSIAFAKNIKVVAGTTRRLLRNKQTQELTVASVKLHPKYNALNLHTYDIALIKLKDELDLSEEFVSIIPIASEKPLAGQLCTIIGWGTILESGPEPDNIGNGDVTIHSDAYCASRLGRFKKDFFVCISNPKNYEVSSSSGDSGGPLICDNKVVGICSHGIRIGHATLPKVYTNVYYFREWILRNGVCCLTNKLEHIVLAFVIAFIYQYTF; encoded by the exons ATGAATCTCtcaaaattaattgttattcTCACTTTTATACATTGCCGCTTcaagcatttaaattgtttggcTGACGCACTATTGGAAGACAACCTTAATATTGAGTCCGCGGCGTTACGAAGTAACTACAAGAGTTTTGATAACGTACTTGATGAGGTCAAGAACACCAATGAGGCACCACtaacaaaagtgaaaagtaaaAGCGAATCTTTTGTCAACTCTACCTTGGTCAAAACCAGAGAGGATGATGAATTCGTTTTTCTAGTAGTCGGTGGTTATCGTCCAGAGAAGAATGATCTTGCTAAATATGTTGTGTCGCTTCGCCATGTAGATATGGAGAAAGATGATGGTTTTGGATTTGGACACTTTTGTGGTGGCTCTATAATTTCTAAGAAAGTTATTCTGACAGCAGCGCATTGTCTTGCTAAGAG GGGTTCTATAGCGTTCGCAAAGAATATAAAGGTCGTCGCTGGAACAACTCGCCGTTTGCTACGAAATAAACAGACCCAAGAATTAACGGTGGCCTCAGTAAAATTGCATCCTAAGTATAATGCACTTAATCTTCATACCTATGACATCGCATTGATTAAGCTCAAGGATGAGTTGGACTTAAGTGAAGAGTTTGTGAGTATTATTCCTATAGCAAGTGAGAAGCCATTAGCTGGACAGTTATGTACTATCATAGGATGGGGCACCATTTTGGAA AGTGGACCGGAACCTGATAATATTGGAAATGGAGATGTAACTATTCACTCAGATGCATATTGTGCCTCAAGACTCGGGCGCTTTAAAAAGGACTTCTTTGTATGCATCTCGAACCCCAAAAATTATGAAGTCAGCAGTTCCAGTGGTGACTCAGGAGGACCGTTAATATGCGATAACAAAGTGGTGGGCATTTGTTCTCACGGGATTCGTATTGGGCATGCAACACTTCCTAAGGTATACACTAATGTCTACTATTTTCGAGAATGGATATTACGAAATGGAGTTTGTTGCCTCACCAATAAGTTGGAGCACATCGTCCTGGCATTCGTCATTGCTTTTATCTATCAATATACTTTTTAA
- the LOC132786164 gene encoding fibrinogen-like protein 1, whose protein sequence is MGLEEIHLLTTSQPHELYILLVDFANGERYARYSDFSIGSEEESYELKELGSYSGNAGDALRSHELTQFSTPDRDNDLDEDSCAENFRSGWWFAKCYECNLNGEYTKADPRSDDLQGIDWRTWKHKPLKFSQMMIRSKTKINKSQILL, encoded by the exons ATGGGTCTCGAAGAGATTCATTTACTGACCACATCGCAACCTCACGAGCTGTATATTTTACTTGTGGACTTTGCGAATGGAGAACGATATGCCAGATACAGTGACTTTTCTATTGGCAGCGAGGAGGAATCCTACGAGTTGAAGGAACTTGGATCATACTCTGGAAATGCTGGAGATGCTCTGCGCAGTCATGAACTCACACAATTCTCCACTCCAGATAGGGATAATGATCTGGACGAAGATAGTTGTGCTGAGAATTTCAGGTCTGGTTGGTGGTTTGCTAAGTGCTATGAATG CAATCTTAATGGAGAATACACTAAAGCGGACCCTCGAAGTGATGATCTTCAGGGTATTGACTGGAGAACTTGGAAACACAAGCCATTGAAATTCAGTCAAATGATGATAAGGTCAAAGACAAAAATTAACAAG AGTCAAATTCTGCTATGA
- the LOC132785558 gene encoding angiopoietin-related protein 7-like, which produces MILIANLLTILWMVSQVQSSCFAGSKEMDEQCSTYCYQVVKPLLQHVNSANSKENRFVELNNKIKELEAKIVNLNKMAEQNDMKLALRAHIIALYENNTNIYEKRIAELESENKKRKAKVKTNKDETLNDSYSLAMEVSPLEKFVHLDEKYYPVPTCPSGLTGLFQFPFYERNTNSYSCDSSIAGPGWIVIQRRIDGKVNFNRNWSGYKKGFGELNGDFFLGLEEIHLLTTSQPHELYILLVDFANRERYARYSDFSIGSEEESYELKELGSYSGNAGDALRSHELTQFSTPDRDNDLDEESCAETLRSGWWFAKCYECNLNGEYIKPDPHSIDLQGIEWRTWNRKPLKFSQMMIRSKTRINKSQILL; this is translated from the exons atgattttaattgcaaacttATTAACTATATTGTGGATGGTTTCACAAGTGCAAAGCTCG tGCTTCGCAGGTTCAAAGGAAATGGATGAACAATGCAGCACATATTGCTATCAGGTTGTGAAACCTCTTTTACAACACGTCAACTCGGCCAACTCGAAAGAGAATAGATTCGTCGAACTAAATAACAAGATTAAAGAGCTAGAAGCGAAAATagtgaatttaaataaaatggctGAGCAAAACGATATGAAATTGGCATTGCGAGCTCATATAATTGCCTTGTATGAAAACAATACGAACATCTATGAAAAACGCATTGCGGAACTTGAgagtgaaaacaaaaaacgaaaagccAAGGTTAAAACTAATAAAGATGAAACACTTAACGATTCTTATTCACTGGCAATGGAAGTCTCTCCATTGGAGAAATTTGTTCACCTAGATGAAAAGTATTATCCAGTGCCAACATGTCCCAGTGGTTTAACTGGCCTCTTTCAATTTCCATTCTACGAACGAAATACAAACTCTTACTCGTGTGATTCTAGCATTGCTGGTCCTGGTTGGATAGTTATACAACGGCGTATAGATGGCAAAGTGAATTTCAATCGTAATTGGTCCGGTTACAAGAAAGGATTTGGTGAATTAAATGGCGATTTCTTCTTGGGTCTCGAAGAGATTCATTTACTGACCACTTCGCAACCTCACGAGCTGTATATTTTACTTGTGGACTTTGCGAATAGAGAACGATATGCCAGATACAGTGACTTTTCCATTGGCAGCGAGGAGGAATCCTACGAGTTGAAGGAACTTGGATCATACTCTGGAAATGCTGGAGATGCTCTGCGCAGTCATGAACTCACACAATTCTCCACTCCAGATAGGGATAATGATCTGGACGAAGAAAGTTGTGCTGAGACGCTGAGGTCTGGTTGGTGGTTTGCCAAGTGCTATGAATG CAATCTTAATGGAGAATACATTAAACCGGATCCTCATAGTATTGATCTTCAGGGTATTGAGTGGAGAACTTGGAACCGCAAACCATTGAAATTCAGTCAAATGATGATAAGGTCAAAGACAAGAATAAACAAG AGTCAAATTCTGCTATGA
- the LOC132785038 gene encoding granzyme-like protein 2 isoform X1, giving the protein MYLLKLIVILAFIHCRYQHLNLLADALLEDNINIESAALQSNYKSFDNVLQEVKNTNEAPLTKVKSKSESFANSSLVKTREDDEFVFLVVGGYRPEKNDLAKYVVSIRLVYFEDKYGFGFGHYCGGSIISKKVILTAAHCLATRGSITLAKNIKVVAGTTRRLLRNKQTQELTVASVKVHPKFSILEKIYDIALIKLKDELDLNEKFVSIIPIANETPLAGQLCTSIGWGDMLETGPTPDDIGTGDVTIKSDAYCASRIRVFSKDLCVCVSNPKNYEVSVTNGDSGGPLICDNKVVGIGSYVIRMGHATLPSVYTNVYYFREWILRNRVCCLTNKLELIVLAFVIAFSNQYIF; this is encoded by the exons ATGTAtctcttaaaattaattgttattcTCGCTTTTATACATTGCCGCTACCAACATTTAAATCTTTTGGCTGACGCACTGTTGGAAGACAACATTAATATTGAGTCCGCGGCATTACAAAGTAACTACAAGAGTTTTGATAATGTACTTCAAGAGGTTAAGAACACCAATGAGGCACCACtaacaaaagtgaaaagtaaaAGCGAATCTTTTGCCAACTCAAGCTTGGTCAAAACCAGAGAGGATgatgaatttgtttttctagTAGTCGGTGGTTATCGTCCAGAGAAGAATGATCTTGCTAAATATGTTGTGTCGATTCGCCTTGTATATTTCGAGGATAAATATGGTTTTGGATTTGGACACTATTGTGGTGGCTCTATAATTTCTAAGAAAGTTATTCTGACAGCAGCGCATTGTCTTGCTACGAG GGGTTCTATAACGCTCGCAAAGAATATAAAGGTCGTCGCTGGAACAACTCGCCGTTTGCTACGAAATAAACAGACCCAAGAATTAACGGTGGCCTCAGTAAAAGTGCATCCTAAGTTTAGTATTCTTGAGAAAATTTATGACATTGCATTGATTAAGCTTAAAGATGAGTTGgatttaaatgaaaagtttgtGAGTATTATTCCTATAGCAAATGAGACGCCATTAGCTGGACAGTTATGTACTAGCATAGGATGGGGCGACATGTTGGAA ACTGGACCGACGCCTGATGATATTGGAACTGGAGATGTAACTATTAAGTCAGATGCATATTGTGCATCAAGAATCAGGGTTTTTAGTAAGGACTTGTGTGTATGCGTCTCGAATCCCAAAAATTATGAAGTCAGCGTTACTAATGGTGACTCAGGAGGACCGTTAATATGCGATAACAAAGTGGTGGGCATTGGTTCATACGTGATCCGTATGGGCCATGCAACACTTCCTTCGGTATATACTAATGTCTACTATTTTCGAGAATGGATATTACGAAATAGAGTTTGTTGCCTCACCAATAAGTTGGAGCTCATCGTTTTGGCTTTCGTCATTGCCTTCAgtaatcaatatattttttaa
- the LOC132785038 gene encoding uncharacterized protein LOC132785038 isoform X2 has protein sequence MYLLKLIVILAFIHCRYQHLNLLADALLEDNINIESAALQSNYKSFDNVLQEVKNTNEAPLTKVKSKSESFANSSLVKTREDDEFVFLVVGGYRPEKNDLAKYVVSIRLVYFEDKYGFGFGHYCGGSIISKKVILTAAHCLATRKQAEWDNKIVRLSI, from the exons ATGTAtctcttaaaattaattgttattcTCGCTTTTATACATTGCCGCTACCAACATTTAAATCTTTTGGCTGACGCACTGTTGGAAGACAACATTAATATTGAGTCCGCGGCATTACAAAGTAACTACAAGAGTTTTGATAATGTACTTCAAGAGGTTAAGAACACCAATGAGGCACCACtaacaaaagtgaaaagtaaaAGCGAATCTTTTGCCAACTCAAGCTTGGTCAAAACCAGAGAGGATgatgaatttgtttttctagTAGTCGGTGGTTATCGTCCAGAGAAGAATGATCTTGCTAAATATGTTGTGTCGATTCGCCTTGTATATTTCGAGGATAAATATGGTTTTGGATTTGGACACTATTGTGGTGGCTCTATAATTTCTAAGAAAGTTATTCTGACAGCAGCGCATTGTCTTGCTACGAG GAAACAAGCAGAATGGGATAATAAgattgtccgtctgtccatatga
- the LOC132784955 gene encoding LOW QUALITY PROTEIN: uncharacterized protein LOC132784955 (The sequence of the model RefSeq protein was modified relative to this genomic sequence to represent the inferred CDS: inserted 2 bases in 1 codon) — protein sequence MSTTFTINGQPYTVNLSTLPSDITLNTFIREHAQLTATKFMCKEGGCGVCVCVLRDGKRTWAVNSCLTLLNSCTQLEIITAEGLGNKSSGYHPIQKRLAKLNGTQCGFCSPAFVMNMYGLLESNGGQVSMAEVENSFGGNICRCTGYRPILDAMKSFAVDSNIALPSDCVDIEDSFELLCPRSGAQCSGKCARKTIPCDDNGHWYWPKTMEELFEAIDKDPSGDEFMIVGGNTAHGIYRRSMDIKHFIDVRGIEELQQHSIDATQLKLGANLSLTQAMDIFKKQLXRQTGFEYLQELWQHFDLIANVPVRNTGTLAGNINIKKQHPEFPSDIFICFEALDVRVLVAKNAKEEQEVSLADYLKCGNKKVVLKTFLLPSYPKDKFIYDSYKIMPRAQNAHAYVNSAFLLELDNPTKVKNARICFGGIRPDFVHAKPIEELLAGRNPFDDTLLEQIFTKLSTLLQPDEVLPDASPAYRLSLACGLLYKFLLKYAPQAEVSDAFRSGGQLLQRPLSSGSQVYQTQKKNYPVTQAVNKVEGMIQCSGEATYMNDVLTTANTLHCVFVGATKVGANIEQIDASDALRQPGVIAFYSAKDVPGANTFSDPTFGFEAEEIFCATRVRHFKQPVGVVVALSSDCAGRAARLVKVSYSQPDPKLTIRPSLSDVLDTLPREDSRILRIVSETPGKLEYSATPDKSVRGVFQMGLQYHFTLEPQTTVALPFEDGLKVYSATQWMDHTQSVIAHMLQLKAKDVQLQVRRLGGAYGCKISRGNQVACAASLAAYKLNRPVRFVQSIESMMDVNGKRWACRSDYEFHVLANGKLVGLQNDFYEDAGWNGNESPIDGHSTGTASNCYDFSDSNFKINGNAVLTDAPSSTWCRAPGSVEGIAMMENIIEHVAFEVQRDPAEVRLLNMAKGNKLAELLPQFLQSREYEARRKEIEAHNAANRWMKRGLGLAVMDYPVFFFGQYPATVAIYHVDGTVVVTHGGIEMGQGMNTKIAQVAAYTLGIDLSYIKVEASDTINGANSMVTGGAVGSESLCFAVRKACGVLNTRLQPVKKEKASWQETVQAAYTASINLIASDHYKEGDMQNYHVYGLALTEIELDVLTGNNQIKRVDLLEDAGESLSPYIDIGQIEGAFVMCLGYWLSEQLVYDRQTGRLLTNRTWNYKPPGAKDIPIDFRIEMVQNPQANGAGFMRSKATGEPPCCLAVSVLFALQQALQSARKDAGLPREWVRLGAPTTPETLVLNAGHDVKSFRLK from the exons ATGTCGACGACATTCACCATCAATGGCCAGCCCTACACAG TCAATCTGAGCACTCTGCCATCGGACATCACGCTTAACACGTTCATTCGGGAGCATGCGCAGCTGACGGCCACAAAGTTCATGTGCAAGGAGGGCGGCTGcggtgtttgtgtgtgcgtgttgcgCGACGGGAAGCGCACCTGGGCCGTCAACTCG TGCCTGACACTGTTGAATAGCTGCACCCAGCTGGAGATCATCACGGCTGAGGGATTGGGCAACAAGAGCAGCGGCTATCATCCCATACAGAAGCGTCTGGCCAAGCTCAATGGTACCCAGTGTGGCTTCTGTTCGCCGGCATTCGTTATGAACATGTACGGACTGCTTGAGTCCAATGGTGGTCAGGTAAGCATGGCCGAGGTGGAGAACTCCTTTGGAGGCAACATTTGCCGCTGCACCGGCTATCGACCTATATTGGATGCCATGAAGTCCTTTGCCGTGGACAGCAACATTGCGTTGCCATCGGATTGTGTTGACATCGAAGACTCCTTCGAATTGTTGTGTCCACGCTCTGGTGCTCAATGTTCCGGTAAATGCGCTAGGAAAACGATTCCCTGTGACGATAATGGCCATTGGTATTGGCCCAAGACAATGGAAGAGCTCTTTGAAGCCATCGACAAGGATCCCAGTGGAGACGAGTTTATGATCGTTGGAGGCAACACGGCACATGGTATCTACAGGCGTTCCATGGACATTAAGCACTTTATCGATGTTCGTGGCATCGAGGAGTTGCAGCAACATAGCATCGATGCGACTCAACTGAAGCTTGGCGCCAATCTGAGTCTCACCCAAGCAATGGACATCTTCAAAAAACAGCT GCGGCAAACGGGATTTGAGTATCTACAGGAGCTGTGGCAACACTTTGATCTGATTGCTAATGTACCAGTGCGCAAT ACTGGTACACTGGCTGGAAATATTAACATCAAGAAGCAGCATCCTGAGTTCCCATCGGATATCTTCATATGCTTTGAAGCGCTCGATGTGCGTGTCTTGGTGGCCAAGAATGCCAAAGAGGAACAGGAAGTATCCCTGGCGGATTACCTCAAGTGCGGAAACAAGAAAGTTGTTCTCAAAACCTTTCTGCTGCCGTCATATCCGAAAGATAAATTCATCTACGATTCCTACAAA ATCATGCCGCGTGCTCAAAATGCTCATGCCTATGTGAATTCCGCCTTTCTTCTTGAGCTGGATAATCCCACGAAAGTGAAGAATGCACGCATCTGCTTTGGTGGCATTCGACCGGACTTTGTGCACGCCAAGCCAATTGAAGAGCTGCTTGCTGGACGCAATCCCTTTGATGACACCCTGCTGGAGCAGATATTTACCAAGCTCTCGACCCTGCTTCAACCGGATGAAGTGCTGCCTGATGCTTCACCCGCCTATCGCTTGAGCCTGGCCTGTGGCTTACTGTACAAGTTTCTCTTGAAATACGCGCCCCAAGCGGAGGTTAGTGATGCATTCAGAAGCGGGGGTCAATTGCTACAGCGACCGCTGTCCTCGGGATCACAGGTGTATCAAACCCAGAAGAAGAACTATCCCGTCACCCAGGCAGTGAATAAAGTAGAGGGCATGATTCAATGCTCGGGAGAAGCGACTTATATGAACGATGTGCTGACCACAGCGAATACGCTGCACTGCGTCTTTGTGGGTGCCACCAAAGTAGGCGCCAACATCGAGCAGATCGATGCTAGCGACGCCCTACGTCAGCCTGGAGTGATTGCTTTCTACAGTGCCAAGGATGTACCAGGTGCGAACACTTTCAGTGATCCGACTTTTGGGTTTGAGGCTGAGGAAATCTTTTGCGCCACTCGAGTGCGACACTTCAAGCAACCCGTGGGAGTTGTGGTTGCCTTGAGTTCGGATTGCGCAGGTCGTGCTGCACGTCTGGTGAAGGTTAGCTATAGCCAGCCCGATCCCAAGCTAACAATTAGGCCCAGCTTAAGCGATGTACTGGACACGTTGCCCCGCGAGGATTCCCGCATATTGCGCATTGTCAGCGAAACACCCGGCAAACTGGAGTACTCAGCTACACCCGATAAAAGCGTTAGAGGCGTCTTCCAGATGGGATTGCAGTATCACTTCACGCTGGAGCCGCAAACAACAGTTGCACTGCCCTTCGAGGATGGGCTCAAGGTCTACTCGGCCACTCAGTGGATGGATCACACACAGTCGGTGATCGCGCATATGCTTCAGCTGAAGGCCAAGGATGTGCAGCTACAGGTGCGACGCTTGGGCGGCGCCTATGGCTGCAAAATATCCAGGGGTAATCAGGTGGCCTGTGCCGCCTCCCTCGCCGCATACAAACTGAATCGCCCGGTGCGTTTTGTACAGTCTATCGAGTCCATGATGGATGTTAATGGCAAGCGTTGGGCCTGTCGCTCCGACTACGAGTTTCATGTGCTGGCAAATGGCAAGCTGGTAGGATTGCAGAATGATTTCTACGAAGATGCTGGCTGGAATGGTAACGAGAGTCCCATCGATGGACACTCTACGGGCACGGCGTCCAACTGTTATGACTTCTCCGACAGCAATTTCAAGATCAACGGTAATGCTGTGCTCACGGACGCGCCCAGCTCGACGTGGTGTCGCGCACCTGGATCCGTTGAGGGAATCGCCATGATGGAGAACATTATCGAGCATGTGGCTTTTGAAGTGCAACGCGATCCGGCGGAGGTGCGATTGCTTAACATGGCCAAGGGTAACAAACTGGCCGAGCTGCTGCCACAATTTTTGCAATCAAGGGAATACGAAGCACGTCGCAAGGAGATCGAAGCGCACAATGCCGCCAATCGATGGATGAAACGTGGTCTTGGTCTTGCCGTCATGGACTATCCGGTTTTCTTCTTTGGGCAGTATCCGGCAACGGTGGCCATTTATCATGTAGATGGCACCGTAGTTGTTACCCATGGTGGCATTGAAATGGGTCAAG GTATGAACACAAAGATTGCTCAGGTTGCCGCCTACACATTGGGCATCGATCTAAGCTACATCAAAGTGGAGGCCTCTGACACTATTAATGGAGCCAATTCAATGGTTACTGGCGGCGCTGTTGGTAGCGAGAGTCTTTGCTTCGCGGTGCGTAAAGCTTGCGGTGTGCTAAACACACGACTACAGCCCGTAAAGAAGGAGAAAGCGAGCTGGCAGGAAACGGTACAAGCTGCTTACACCGCCTCGATCAATTTGATAGCCTCAGATCATTATAAGGAGGGTGACATGCAGAACTATCATGTCTATGGCCTGGCACTGACCGAAATCGAATTGGATGTGCTCACGGGAAACAATCAAATCAAGCGTGTAGATCTTCTCGAGGATGCGGGAGAGAGTCTAAGTCCCTACATCGACATTGGCCAAATCGAGGGCGCCTTTGTCATGTGCTTGGGCTACTGGCTGAGTGAACAATTGGTTTACGATCGGCAAACTGGACGATTGCTCACGAATCGCACCTGGAACTATAAGCCACCGGGTGCCAAAGATATTCCCATTGATTTCCGCATTGAAATGGTACAGAACCCGCAGGCAAATGGAGCTGGATTCATGCGTTCCAAGGCAACTGGAGAGCCGCCTTGTTGCCTGGCCGTCAGTGTATTATTTGCACTGCAACAGGCTCTGCAATCGGCCAGAAAGGATGCTGGTCTGCCTAGGGAATGGGTTCGCTTGGGTGCGCCCACAACACCTGAAACATTGGTGCTCAATGCTGGTCACGATGTCAAATCGTTTAGACTTAAGTAA